A single Ignavibacteriales bacterium DNA region contains:
- a CDS encoding glycoside hydrolase family 28 protein translates to MKKYSFLPTIALLIAAAFVSCTAATLQPDEWAKVDEIKKNIIPPVFPEKDFPVTDFGASGDGKTDCTEAFAKAITACSDAGGGRVVVPAGIYLTGAIHLKSNVNLHVQKGAVIQFSTDPQKYLPLVFTRWEGVECMNYSPLIYAYEQENIAITGEGLLDGQGANENWWSWKGNKVDGWKEGMPRQKEGRDKLFSMAENNIPPEERIMGEGYYLRPSFVQPYKCKNILIEGVTFKNSPMWFLNPVLSSNITIRGLRIEGLGPNNDGCNPESSKDVLIQNCYFDTGDDCIAIKSGRNNDGRRVNVPSENIIIEGCEMKEGHGGVVIGSEISGGVRNVFAQNCLMDSPNLERALRIKTNSVRGGVIENIYMRNVQVGQVSDAVILVDFQYEEGDAGNFTPTVRNIFVKNLSSEKSKYALRMRGYERAPITGLVLENCVFENAEKKNIIEFVQNPVFRRVVVNGELMPETK, encoded by the coding sequence ATGAAGAAATACTCTTTCCTTCCCACGATTGCATTACTCATTGCCGCGGCATTTGTTTCCTGCACCGCTGCAACCCTTCAGCCGGATGAGTGGGCTAAAGTTGATGAGATTAAGAAGAATATCATTCCGCCCGTTTTCCCTGAAAAAGATTTCCCGGTTACGGATTTTGGCGCATCGGGTGACGGTAAAACTGACTGCACTGAAGCATTCGCAAAAGCAATAACCGCCTGCTCAGACGCCGGCGGAGGAAGAGTTGTCGTTCCTGCCGGTATATATCTGACCGGAGCCATCCACCTGAAGAGTAATGTCAATCTGCATGTGCAGAAAGGGGCGGTTATACAATTCTCAACGGATCCGCAAAAGTATCTTCCTCTGGTATTCACCCGCTGGGAGGGAGTTGAGTGCATGAACTATTCCCCGCTTATCTATGCGTATGAGCAGGAAAATATTGCAATTACCGGAGAAGGGCTGCTTGACGGGCAGGGTGCCAATGAAAACTGGTGGAGCTGGAAAGGCAATAAAGTTGACGGCTGGAAAGAAGGAATGCCGCGCCAGAAAGAGGGGAGAGATAAATTATTTTCCATGGCTGAAAACAATATCCCTCCTGAAGAAAGAATCATGGGTGAGGGATATTATCTCCGTCCGAGTTTTGTTCAGCCGTATAAATGTAAAAACATTCTTATAGAAGGCGTTACCTTTAAGAACTCACCAATGTGGTTCCTGAATCCGGTTCTGAGCAGCAATATCACCATTCGCGGGCTCCGGATTGAAGGACTCGGACCGAACAACGACGGATGTAATCCTGAATCCTCCAAAGATGTGCTGATTCAGAACTGTTATTTTGATACAGGAGATGACTGCATTGCAATAAAATCCGGCCGCAATAATGACGGAAGAAGAGTTAATGTGCCGAGTGAAAACATCATTATTGAGGGATGTGAAATGAAAGAGGGACATGGGGGTGTGGTAATTGGCAGTGAAATATCCGGAGGTGTAAGAAATGTGTTCGCGCAAAACTGCCTTATGGACAGCCCCAATCTTGAACGCGCTCTCCGAATAAAAACAAATTCAGTGCGGGGCGGCGTGATTGAAAATATCTATATGCGCAATGTGCAGGTGGGGCAGGTCAGTGACGCGGTCATACTGGTTGACTTTCAGTATGAGGAGGGGGATGCGGGAAATTTTACCCCGACCGTCAGGAATATCTTTGTAAAGAATCTTTCCAGTGAAAAAAGTAAATATGCACTCAGGATGCGGGGATATGAACGTGCTCCGATTACCGGACTTGTGCTGGAAAACTGTGTCTTTGAAAATGCAGAAAAGAAAAACATTATCGAGTTTGTGCAAAATCCCGTTTTCCGCAGGGTTGTGGTTAACGGTGAACTGATGCCGGAAACAAAATAA
- a CDS encoding TonB-dependent receptor, with amino-acid sequence MNTLPYVRFSRILFFLLMMLSVTSLAQTRSKIQGTVKDAQTGEPVFGANVILLDTYLGAATDINGRYFIINVPVGTYTVQVSSIGYTKRAVANVVVSADKVSTVDFEISSAVLQSEEVVVTAKKNTLNTEVANTITVITADQLENTTAMREVSSFLEKQPGVSVENGFLQIRGGSADQTGTFVNGMAYNNAATGNAETSVPLSSIEQVSLLSGGFNAEYGNFRSGLINITTKSGSRSKYQGTISVSQNIPRVKRFGPLMKDPLSPALRPYLDAGAGFYGTDRAWKENDPYIYQQHDRFDGWINAANVFNQTNPARRASAMDYYYLASWMHMALPDYEGLKRLPDSVKTAIGFYELTDKQKQLFQEHAWDEEGTDYNIDFGFGGPFPFASSMLGDLTFYISHNTKETAYLIPTSRKSQQSHVTLLSMKSNPDPSFTVTINGLWKRQRGVSPIKPAFGDFPDATREGGFMTEDNLRYFSRLSNLDGGVNYWYTPPMFPMLDQTTIMGGFALNHVINPRTFWELGASYLSIKDHSPTGDNRSPQVLTAFGPFPVTEMPYGKLQFAPNNRIIYISGADTINYLYPNYDALPGVSRRFRGKEGDLYTNVHTQQQRVKFDMVTQIGDHNYVKGGVEYNRFDIDHKLWMKWNRTGPYNTYEFNYRRIPSQTGIYLQDQITYEGVIANVGLRADYFYGGGGKWPSGDPFAFAFTSAFGGAPRDPGAATDSFYAALASGRSLIWEKWEEYDRQNPGFLQPVKNHLALSPRLGLSFPVTENAKFYFNYGHFRSNPPYYSMFLIRYRYDKNGMYDMSNPNLEPPKTVSYELGTTYSFLNSYLLNLSGYYKDITGQNGDVNYRNNTGSIDYDFWENNNYQDIQGVEVNITKSDNSWITGWVNFNYMLKKSGYTGRQLISDVTLNDDQAGLYAGNESRFLPQPQFNANLTFNLPDNIYESNPVLNYLLSRWSTTFFFEWKTGDYFTWNPLNKQHLNSNMQWPDYMMLNMKLSKSLRVSGIAVSLYVDVSNLLNNKVSLLSRGYAFRRNNVDAGNFTEWADTKNYLASLRLPEYASAEFDNLRAQNPGYYIAGEDKVGDLRSEAKPYINDPDYSYFIYGRPRDIWFGMKVDF; translated from the coding sequence ATGAACACTCTGCCCTATGTTCGTTTCTCACGGATTCTTTTTTTCTTGCTGATGATGCTTTCAGTTACCTCGTTGGCACAGACCAGAAGCAAGATTCAGGGGACAGTTAAGGATGCACAGACGGGTGAGCCGGTTTTCGGAGCGAATGTTATCCTGCTTGATACATATCTGGGAGCTGCAACGGATATTAACGGAAGGTACTTCATTATTAATGTACCTGTTGGTACCTATACGGTTCAGGTCTCAAGTATAGGATATACAAAAAGGGCAGTGGCTAATGTGGTGGTATCGGCAGATAAAGTGAGCACTGTTGATTTTGAAATCTCCTCAGCAGTTCTGCAGAGTGAAGAAGTTGTTGTCACAGCCAAGAAAAACACCCTGAACACTGAAGTTGCAAATACAATAACGGTAATAACGGCAGATCAGCTTGAAAATACAACCGCTATGCGTGAAGTTTCATCATTTCTGGAAAAACAGCCCGGAGTATCGGTAGAGAATGGTTTTCTTCAAATCAGAGGCGGCTCGGCTGATCAGACCGGTACCTTTGTAAACGGCATGGCATATAACAATGCAGCTACCGGGAATGCAGAAACATCAGTTCCTCTCAGTTCCATAGAACAGGTATCATTGCTTTCCGGCGGTTTTAATGCGGAGTATGGCAATTTCAGGTCAGGTCTTATAAATATTACAACGAAATCAGGTTCACGTTCAAAATATCAGGGGACTATCTCGGTCTCACAAAACATTCCGAGGGTTAAGAGATTTGGACCGCTGATGAAGGATCCGCTGAGCCCCGCCCTGCGTCCTTATCTTGACGCAGGGGCCGGATTTTACGGGACAGACCGCGCCTGGAAGGAAAATGACCCTTATATATATCAGCAGCATGACCGGTTTGACGGCTGGATTAATGCAGCCAATGTATTCAATCAGACCAATCCGGCACGCAGGGCTTCGGCAATGGATTATTACTATCTGGCATCATGGATGCACATGGCTCTTCCTGATTATGAAGGCCTTAAACGCCTGCCGGACAGTGTGAAAACCGCAATCGGGTTTTATGAATTGACCGACAAACAAAAACAATTATTCCAGGAGCATGCCTGGGATGAAGAGGGAACCGATTATAACATAGACTTCGGATTTGGCGGACCATTTCCTTTTGCAAGCAGTATGCTTGGTGATCTGACGTTCTATATATCACATAATACTAAAGAGACCGCATACCTGATTCCGACGAGCAGAAAAAGCCAGCAGTCACATGTAACTCTTCTTTCGATGAAATCCAATCCAGACCCTTCATTTACGGTAACAATCAACGGACTGTGGAAACGGCAGAGGGGTGTCAGTCCCATTAAGCCTGCCTTCGGTGATTTCCCCGATGCAACAAGGGAAGGGGGTTTTATGACGGAGGATAACCTGCGGTATTTCTCAAGACTTTCGAATCTGGATGGAGGTGTTAATTACTGGTACACGCCGCCGATGTTTCCTATGCTTGACCAGACAACCATCATGGGCGGATTCGCGCTGAATCATGTAATAAACCCCCGGACATTTTGGGAATTAGGTGCAAGTTATCTTTCCATAAAAGACCATTCACCAACGGGTGATAACCGCAGTCCTCAGGTGTTAACAGCGTTTGGGCCCTTCCCCGTAACTGAAATGCCTTATGGAAAACTGCAGTTCGCGCCTAATAACCGGATAATCTATATATCAGGAGCAGATACCATCAATTATCTGTATCCGAATTATGACGCACTCCCCGGAGTGAGCAGAAGATTCCGTGGTAAAGAAGGAGATCTTTATACCAACGTGCACACTCAGCAGCAGAGGGTGAAGTTTGACATGGTGACGCAGATTGGTGATCATAATTATGTGAAGGGGGGAGTAGAGTACAACCGGTTTGATATTGATCATAAACTCTGGATGAAGTGGAACCGCACAGGTCCCTATAACACCTATGAATTTAATTACCGCAGGATACCAAGCCAGACTGGTATATATTTGCAGGATCAGATTACCTATGAGGGGGTAATCGCAAATGTGGGACTCAGAGCAGACTATTTTTATGGGGGAGGAGGCAAATGGCCGTCAGGTGATCCGTTTGCGTTTGCATTTACTTCCGCGTTTGGCGGTGCACCGCGGGATCCGGGTGCGGCAACGGATTCCTTTTATGCTGCTCTTGCCTCAGGGCGTTCACTCATCTGGGAAAAGTGGGAAGAATATGACCGTCAGAACCCGGGATTTTTACAGCCGGTGAAGAATCATCTTGCACTCAGCCCGCGTCTTGGACTTTCATTTCCCGTGACTGAGAACGCAAAGTTTTATTTTAACTATGGTCATTTCAGATCAAATCCTCCGTATTACTCAATGTTCCTGATCCGTTACCGGTATGACAAAAACGGTATGTATGATATGTCCAATCCGAATCTGGAACCACCAAAAACTGTTTCGTATGAACTTGGAACTACATACAGTTTTCTGAATAGTTATCTGCTAAATCTATCCGGTTATTATAAGGATATAACAGGGCAGAACGGAGATGTGAATTACCGGAATAACACGGGCAGTATTGATTACGATTTCTGGGAAAATAACAATTATCAGGATATTCAGGGTGTTGAGGTAAACATCACAAAAAGCGATAACAGCTGGATCACCGGATGGGTCAATTTCAATTATATGCTAAAGAAATCCGGATATACCGGTCGTCAGCTCATTTCCGATGTGACGCTGAATGATGATCAGGCTGGGCTGTATGCAGGAAATGAAAGCCGTTTCCTGCCTCAGCCCCAGTTTAACGCAAATCTCACTTTTAATCTGCCGGATAATATATATGAAAGCAATCCCGTGCTTAACTATCTTCTTTCACGATGGAGCACAACATTCTTCTTTGAATGGAAGACCGGAGACTATTTCACCTGGAATCCGTTAAACAAGCAGCATCTGAACAGCAATATGCAGTGGCCCGATTATATGATGCTGAATATGAAACTGAGCAAAAGTTTACGGGTTAGCGGCATTGCGGTTTCTTTATACGTTGATGTGAGCAATCTGCTGAATAATAAAGTTAGTCTGCTCAGCCGCGGATATGCATTCCGCAGAAACAATGTTGATGCGGGTAACTTTACGGAGTGGGCGGACACAAAGAACTATCTTGCCTCACTGCGGCTTCCTGAATATGCATCGGCTGAGTTTGATAATCTGCGTGCGCAGAATCCCGGATATTATATCGCGGGGGAAGACAAGGTCGGGGATCTCCGCTCAGAAGCAAAACCTTACATCAATGATCCTGATTACAGTTACTTTATCTATGGCCGTCCGCGGGATATCTGGTTTGGCATGAAGGTGGATTTCTGA